The DNA region GATGCCGTCCCGCGAAAGACGCCCGATCAGCGGCGCCGAGCTTTCGGAGCGCGTGTTGGTTACCGGAATCTTTACGTAGACGTTTTCGCCCCACGTCGCGATCCAGCGAGCTTGCCTCTCCATTTCATCGAACTCGTCGGCAAAAACTTCGAACGAGATCGGCCTGTCCGGCACGACGCTCAGAATATCGCGCGCGAATGTCTCGAAATCTTCGATTCCGGCCTTCCGCATCAGCGTCGGATTCGTGGTAAATCCCTTGATGTACGGTTTCTCATACATCTCGAGGATACCGGCCTTGTCCGCTCCATCGGCAAAGAGTTTGACTTTCAGAGCGGTTACTCGATCGGGAATCATGCTGGAGTCCTTTCGCGCTGGAGTATCACTTCGACGGCCTCTTCCAAAGACCGGGTAAGGATGTCCGCCGGAACGTCGGCGGGGGTTTCCTTATACCGGCGGTCGACGAAAACGGTCGTGCATCCGGCGGCTTGGCCGGCCAGTACGTCCTTGAGACGGTCGCCCACGATATAGCTGCGCGATGCGTCCAAACCAAAATCGGCGCAGGCGCTGACGATGAGACCCGGCTTGGGTTTGCGGCAATCGCATCGGTCGGCATCGTCGTGAAAGCACGTATAGATTGCCTCCACGCCGGTGACTCGTTTGACCTCCGCGTTGATGGCGTCAACAACCGCACGCTGCTGAGTTCCCCGCGCGACGTCGGGCTGGTTTGTTATTACGACCGAAACAAAGCCGTCGTCGCGCAACAGGTTGACCGCGGTCCGCGCGTACGGATCGATTCGAAGGTCTTCCAACGAATCAGGCGGATGCGGGTTGCCGCCACGAAGAACCGCCTGATTCACAACGCCGTCCCGATCGAAAAACACTGCCCGCCTCAGCGAACGGATTCCCACTTCGTCTCGCGCTTCTTCAACTTCGGATGTGAAACTAATCCATGCCAGATGACGGCTTGGAACGCCTCCGAATGCGGCGTCACATGGGCGTCGTTTACAGTTGGAACGATTACGCATGCGTCGGCGACGGTCGCCGTATAGCCGCCGTCACGCCCGACGATCCCTAGAATCGTGGCGCCGACCTGCTTTGCGTACTTCAGAGCGTTTACGAGATTGGGACTAACATTTTTTTCGAGGTTGCCGCCGCCGACCGAAAGCACAAACACGGCATCGCTCGATTTGAGTTTACTGACTTTCAGCCACTCTTCAAATATAGTGGGCCAACCTTCGTCGTTCGTTCTCGCCGTTAACTCTGAGACGTTATCGGTCGGCGCATAGGCTTCAATACCGACGATCTTTCGAAAATCGTTGACCGCATGCGATGCGTTGCCTGCGCTACCGCCGACGCCGAGGATAAAGAGCCGGCCATCACGGTCGCGCAGCTTTAGGAGGCGATCGACGATCGCCTCGGCCGCTCGCGCGTCGAGCGCATCTAGGACCGCCTTCGCTTCGGAAAAATATGCGTCAAAGAACATGAATGATTCCCTACGGCGATTGTGGCGGCAGTTTCCCAAGCACCTGCAGCAAAAGCCCCTTGGGTACAGTGCCTTGGGCAAGAGCCGTTTCCCATGCAACGGCATTCTTCTGCAGCGTCTTCCTATCGGCGTGTATCGAGAGTACGACCTCGACGCCCGCGAAAGTCGGATTCCCGTACACAGGGCTGACCGCACCGGTTTTTTGATACAGGACCCTGAGAGTGACGGCCTTTGCACGACTCGATCGCGCGTGACTGGCAAGAGATCTTACCGCCGCGGCTTCCAGCGCGTGCAGACCCGCGTTGCCGACATTACGGTCGTGAACCAAACTCGTTACATACGGCGTAGCGTCCCATAAGAATAGTGTCGTGGCGGCGTTCGATCTTGCTTCGATGACGTTACCGAGTGGCAATCCCGTGAGGTCAGCTGCAAGCGCCACCTGGCATGCAATTGCGAAAGGGAGCAACAGCCCTAAGATTCCGCCGGCGAATTTCCTTAACAGCTCCATACGATTCGCTTTCCCGCTTATCGCGAGTTTTTCTTGTTTGATCATGACGTCATTTTGGGATCGCGCGCCATCATTGTATTCTGCGCGGCTTAGGCGCCAACGCCCCAAGCAGGCTTGCGCGCGGCTCCAATCCCCAATAGGTCACGCGGGCGGCGACGCGCCGGCGATCGTGAATCATCAACGATTGGTCTTTACTGAAGTAAAGCTCAATGACGTGCTTCCCCGGTCGCAAGTTTGTGTCCCATACGCGTTGGAACGTGCCGAGTTGTACGCCCTGACCTTGTAAGCGGTGTCCGTCGACCACCGGCGTAATGACAGTGGAGAAATGATCGACCGCGATACGCGGAACTTCTCCGTCAAGGATGAGATACGGGGACGCAGCTTTTGTCTCGAAGACAACCCGGCTGTGCGCTGATATCCACCCGTCTTCGTAAATGCCGGAAAAAACGATATGCGGGTCGAGGAGATCCTCCGGAAAATTCCTGATAGACGAAGGCGCCGGCCATCTCCTGTAATCGTCCTCTGAGATCGCCGAGATGTTTCGTCCGAAAACTGTGATAACGCGCGGATCGAACGGTATGTCGGCGCCATAGAGGCGCATGAGACCCGTTCTCGGCCGCGCAAAACGCTTGCCGACAATTCCCATGTCTATGCCGACGTATGCGGCGCCCGCTATGATTCTCGGCTCCACAGGATCCGAAATGAGTTGCGCCGAGCCGCGGCCCACAGAGTGAAAACTCGCGATGTTGCGGCCAATGACGCGCACCGGCGGCAATTCGTTCACGCCGTCTGCGGCGAGCGTCGACGAGATCGACAGCACAATGCGCACTTTGGGCGAGGGCTGCAGAATATTGAGCAAAAGGTACCTTCCGAGCGCCGACATCGTATCCTGACGCAAGAAATAGTCGGGTTCAAGTTGGTACAGAGACACTTTTGCCACTTCTTGCGCGCCCGGCGCGTAACCAAGTGAGGATTCGACGAAACTGACGTGGTTTCGGACCTGGTTGTACGGCACCATTCGGAAATCATCAGGCGAATACGGATGGGCAGTCCGGTTGAGTATCGAGTCCTGCGAAGTACTCTCCATCACGATCGGATTTATCGTGACGATATGCTGCATGAGCGGCGCGCGGAACCACGCATACTTATGATGAGGTCTGCGGCCGAAATCCATCTTCCGCGGCTGCTCGAAGTGCTTGGCTAAATGGATGAGGCGGCCGGCTCTCTCTTCGATAATGTCTCGCCGGTGCCGGAAGAACGGGAAAGGCCACTCTAATATGCCGTGATTGCGAAAGTCGCGCGTGATAAAAAAGATCGGCAGGTTTTGCGTGTAGCCAGTTTCGTACTTGGCGAGTGAAACCAAGGGAGCGTCGGAAATAACCGCCCCAATACCGTGTGGCATGCGAAGAGCGCTCAGCTGTGCGACGAGGTGCGTCGGAGATGCGTGAGCGACCTCGACAAAGCCGCCCGATTCGGAACCTGGCAGATTGCGGCTTAGCTCCACATATCGCCAACCCGTAGCGCCGTTCAACACAACGAGGCCTGCCACCGCAACGACCGCCAAAACCCGCGGGCGCATGCGCACGGCCCAAACTGCGACGATGGCAAAAATGAACGGCTGCATGTACATCGCGATCTTGTAGAGTCCGAAATGCGCATGATTCTTGAACAGGACGACTGCAAGCACGAGCATCGCCGCCGTGACGATAGCAGCCCCCGTTCCCAGTATCGCATAGCGCACCGCCAATACAAAGACGGCGATGGTCATCAGCATCGTCAAACCGATGGCAATCGACAGCCACGGCTCCGGCGGAAGCGTCGCAATGGCAAAAAATCCCCACACATTTCCGAAGCCGCTCGGTATCAGGTAGTAGGGGAACCGCAGGTCTACCATCGAGACACGTGCATCCGTCGGCACTGCCGAATTAAAGCGGTGCGAAATCAAGAGCAGCATCGTGAGCAGATTCTGCCCGGCCACAATAACCGCCACAAGTGCTATCGTGGCCAAGCTAACTGCAGCATTGCGGACCTGAGCCTTACCGCGTATCAACCTCAGCCCGCCGTAGGCGCCGATCGCGATAACCGTAAAAGCCAGCAGCTCGGGATAAATCAGCAGTTGCCCGGCAAGCACCACGCCGCATAGGGTGATGCGCCCCGCCGTCCGGCGAGATACCGGGGCAAACGTCTCCGGACGCAAGAACAAACCGAGCGACGCGCAGAGTATCAGCAACCCGTAAACTTGTCCCAGGAGTTGGTCGAGCGTTCCCAGCACGGTCAGCGCCGACGCCGCGACCAGGGCCGCGGTAACCCACGCAACCTGCGGCCGCGAAGAGCGCTTGAGCACCATCGCCGCCGCCGCGAGCACCATCGACAGATATCCGGCCACGATGAATGGCATGAAGCCCTGCACACCGCGCAGCCCTGTCAATGAAAGTACGAGAGCCAGCAACAGTTCCACACCCGATCGCTCGCCGCCGACAACGTATTCGAACCAGTACGTCGTGTCGTAACCACGATAGATCTGGTCGGCATGGACCGGCGGCATCTGAAAAAATGATTGATTCATGAACCGGTCGGCCGCCAGTGAATAGTTCAGCATATCGTCGTTGCTGAAGCTCACCCAATTAAATCCAAAGTCGAAAAACGGTCTGCCTATCAGCGCAAAAGCGACGAACAGAACGACCGCGAACGGCCAGAGTTGCCGCCACGGAAAATGCGGCCGAATCTTCCAGAGAACTGCCGCTGCCCCGATCAGAAGCACCGGGACCAGGAAATGGGCAAATGCCTTCACCGGTAAGCCCGCTTGGCTCATCGTCACAGTCGGCAATAAGAACGTAACGGCCCCGACCGCCGGCGAGATGAGGACGTTCGTTAGGATGGAACGTCGGGCGTTGAGTAGCGACACCATCGCAAACCCTACAAGGAAAAGCGAGGCGAAAATGCCGAGCGAGAGCAATGCGGGGATCATTGGTGATGCAACAAAAAAAAGTTATACAGCAAGGTGAGCTGCTAACTCTGGCCGTTTTCTCGCCCGGCGAGGACCGCCCTGCCGCTCGCAAGAACACGGTTGCTAGGTGAAGGCGCTTGTATTGGCCGCCGGGGAAGGGAAGCGTCTGCGCCCTTTCACAGACACGATTCCGAAACCGATGATACAGGTCGGCGGCAAACCGATCATCCAGCACAACATCGAGCTGCTTGCGCGCCACGGCTTTGATAAGATTTTCATAAATCTGCATTATCAGCCTGCGGCGATCGTGGATGCGCTGGGAGACGGCCGCCGTTTTGGCGTTTCGATCGCGTATTCTTACGAAGAACGTCTTTTAGGAACGGCCGGAGCCGCGGACAAGCTTGCGCGAGAACTGGACGGCGCGTTCCTCCTGGTATATGGCGACAACTTGTCCGATATCAACTTGACAGCTTTGCGCGCCTTGCACGAAAAACGTGACGCCGCTGCGACGATTGCGGTGTTCAAGCGTGCCGATGTCGCGCAAAGCGGCGTCGTTGGAATCAACGACAACGGGAAGGTCTACGCCTTTCAAGAAAAACCAAGACCCGATCGGGCGTTCAGCAATTGGGTGAACGCCGGCTACATTTTCTTTTCGGAAAGAGTCTTCAAGTATATCCCACAAGACAGTCCGAGTGATTTTGGCCGCGACGTCCTGCCCATGATGCTCGAAGCTGGAGAGCGCCTCTGGGCGTACCGAATGCAAGAAAAGCTCTGGTGGATTGATTCGCTTGCGGATTACGAGCGAACCTTACGCGAATTCGAGGAACCCGCATGAGTCGCACGATCATAGTCACCGGTGGAAGCATGGGCATCGGTAAGGCAGTCGCAGAGCGGTGCCTGCGCGGCGGCGCGAATGTCTTCTTCTGTGCGCGAGAAAAAGGTGCGCTTGAAAGAACACTGGACGAGCTACAGGCGGAGTTCCCCTCGATGGTTGGCGCTGAAACAGCCGACATTTCTCGCGAACAAGACGTGACTCGTCTATTCGAGTCAGCCCGCAGGCGTTTCGGCGACGTCCATGCCGTCATACATGCCGCCGCCGTTTTGGGACCGATTGGAACGATCGTGGATGTCGACCCCAGGGACTGGTTACGCACGATCGAGATCGATCTTTTCGGCGCATTCCTCGTCGCGCGCGAAGCCTGCAGGCAGATGAAGAGCACCGGCGGCCGCATCGTCCTTTTCTCCGGCGGCGGAGCTTCTGCTGCACTTCCGCATTATAGCGCCTACGCGAGCAGCAAAGCGGCGGTCGTGCGCCTTACGGAAACCATCGCAGGCGAGATGGCACAGTTCGGCATCGAAATCAATTGCTTAGCCCCGGGATTTGTCATCACCCGCATGCACGAACAAACACTGGCGGCGGGCTCGAGCGTCGCTGGCGAAGAGTACTACGAGCGAACCAAACGCGAGGTAGAGGCAGGGGGCGCGTCGCCGGACGCTGCTGCCGAGGCGGCCGCGTTTCTCGCGTCGGATGCGGCGAAAGGAATCACCGGCAAGTTTGTGTCCGCCGTTTACGACGGGTGGCGTGAATGGCCGGCACACGCGAGCCAGCTACGCGCGAGCGACATCTTTACGTTGCGGCGAATCGTACCCAAAGATCGTGGAATGGACTGGCAGTGATGCAACTGCGCGTGGGCGTGGTCGGCGCCGGGCTCATCGGCGCACGGCGCGCGCGAGAGGCAGCAGCGAATTCAAGGTCTGCCGTGGTCGCCATTGCCGATGTTAACGGGGAACAGGCAAGAATTGAAGGCGCCAAGTATGGCGCCCGGCATTACGAAGCTTGGCGCAAGATCGTCAACGATCCCGATATAGACGTTGTAGTGGCCGCTACTCCCAATGCGTTTCTTGAAGAAATCGCCGTGGCAGCTCTCGGCGCCGGGAAACACGTACTCATCGAAAAGCCGATGGGACGCAGCCTCAGCGAAGCGGAGCGCATCTATGCCGCGGCGCAGCGTTCGAAAGGTCTTTTAAAAATCGGCTTCAATCATCGCTACCACCCGGGAATCTCGAAGGCGCGTGAGCTCTTGGCCGAAGGGCACATTGGCGAACTGATAAATATTCGCGCCACGTACGGTCACGGCGGGCGCCCTGGGTACGAACTCGAGTGGCGTGGGAACCCCGAGCTCTCAGGCGGAGGCGAACTCACGGACCAAGGCGTTCACGTTGCGGATCTGATCAATTGGTTTGCCGGTACGCCTACAACCGCATTCGCTTTCACGCAAACCGCCGTCTGGCCGATCGCTCCCCTCGAGGACAATGCCTTTGGGTTGTTTCAGTTTTCGAACGGAGCGGTCGCAAGTTTCCACACTTCCTGGACGCAGTGGAAAAACAAGTTCCTGTTCGAAGTCTTCGGAACGGGCGGTGCACTTATCATAGATGGCCTAGGTGGAAGCTACGGCGATGAAACGCTGTCGGTCATGCGACGCGCTCCCGAGGGCGGTCCACCCGCGCTTAAAACGCTAACCTTCGAAAAAGGCGACGATTCTTGGAAATTGGAGTGGAACAGTTTCGTAGACGCAATCGTCGGCAACAAGGCTTACACGGGAACCGCCGACGACGGCTTAGTTGCGATGCGTATGCTCGATGGGCTCTATCGGTCGTCTCGCAGCGGCAACGCGGTAGACATCTGACGAGCGAACGCCTATGGTTTGACCTTCCAGGGCTGCCAAAGAGCTAACTCAAGCGCTATTTGTTTGCCGATCCAGGTTTGGGCCGCCGGCGTTTCGTGATAATCTTCCGTATAGAAAAATGGAACCCTAGTCGGAAGTTCCTCAGCGCGCTCCATGCTTGTTAGCAGCTTCAGCGTTCGCGCTCCGGACGAAACGGTTACATTCTCAATATCGCGCGCTGTTGAATACGATTCACCCGGACCATGGAAGAATTCGTCAACTGTGCTGCCGGGCACGTCGTAAAAATTGTAGTACGCCAGAAGAGAGTACTGATCGTGCTGGACCATTTCCAGCGGCGACGCCGCATGCGCATCCGGCATCGGAACCATGAGCAGCGCAGTCCCTGCCTTTCCCAGGTCTCGTTTTAGTTTCGCAAAATCACCAGCGATAGCCGCTCGCCACACGTTTCCTGCTTGTAGCGCCGTGTGAGTCTGCATTTCGTGGTTTATCGTCCCGCGATCTATCAGAAATACTACGACATCCGCTTCACCGTCACCATAATAGGTAGTGATGAATTGGGCGGTGTCGCTGATCCCGTCTCCCGAAAAGCGATAGGGAATCACCCGGGGGCACCGCGGCAGCCGTTTCGCCTCGAACTCGCGATATAGGCCGGCCTCGAGCTGCCCGGGGATCGATTCCTGCCACATCACGTTGTGAAAGCTGGCAGAGTTGCCGATAAACACGACCCGGTAGTCGCTCGCGGAGACACTGGGAACCGCGAGCGTCCCGTCCGCGCCGATATCAATGGGTCCTCTCGGATTTACGTCGTCAATACTTCTTATTCGGCGATTGCCGCTGTCGGCGAATATAATCGTTCCATTTGATTCAATCGTAATTCCTCGCGGGACGTCGGCCATTGCTTGAACAATAGATCCATTTGCATAGCCGCCGATGATGAAACTGTCAGAGCGCCTGCCACTCACGAGGACGCGCGTCATGGTTTCGGATCCGATAGCTCCGTCGAGCGGAAATCTGACGAATCGAACGGTATTGGTTCGAACGTCAGTAACCACCACCGAATCACGGTCGAGTGCAACGACACCGCATGCAAAGCCGACTGTTTTGGCGCCGTCTTCCCAGGGCTCAGCCTGATCAGTAAAATTGACCGCTTTGTGACTGGCCCCCGCCATGAGATTTATCGATTGGCCGTCGGTGTAAGCGAGCAGTAGATTCTTGCCCGTGCCGCGAGCTGAAATGCCGCAAATGTCTGGGTTCTTCATGGGAACCGGAAGCGTCGTTACAGTTCCGCCTGCGTCGATTTTCCGCACGCCCACGCCGCGGTCCGCAACATAGAGATTCCCGCCGGCGTCAATCGCAATGCCATCGGGCTGGTTGAATTGGGCTTCCTTCCCTTTTCCATCCCTATTGCCACGGGTTCCCGGCGTGCCGGCAAACGTTGTCACCGTACCGTTCGATATTTTTCGAATGACGAAATTGAACTCATCGGCGACATATACGGATCCGTCGCCGCCGACGGCGACACCGACCGGCCGATTGAACCGCGCCGCCATTGCGCGCCCATCCAGAAATCCGCCGATCCGTTGCTGAGCGGTCATCCCGGCCGGCGCCAATCCCGCTACAGTGGACACGCGGCCCGAATGAATCCGGCGAATATTTTGCGCGCCGCCGTCAGCTACGTAGATCGAACCATCGCCGCCGACGGCGACCCCGTCCGGTTCGGTAAATGATGCTTTCGCAGTGGTACCGTCCGCCAGCCCGGCAAATCCACTGCCCGCGACCGTCGAAGTGAACGGTGCTCTGTCTTGTCCGGCCGCAGCGCAATTCGCAAACGAGCGCGACGGCACTGCGAAGCCACAAATACTCAGTGCAAGCCCGAAGGCGGCGGATCTCGTAATCAGCCCGCGCACAGAACCTCGTTTTGGATGTAATTCACGGAGCGCCGCAAGCCTTCACGCAGGCTGACCTTCGGTACCCACCCCAAGCGGAGTGCCGCGGATACATCGGCGAGTGTGGCTTGCGCCTCAGCGGGCAGGTCCGGCTTAAACTCCGGAACGATCGAAGATCCCAGTAGGGTCGCGATCTCCGCGTATATTTCGTTGACGCTGTAGTTCACGCCGCTTCCGATGTTAAATACTTGGCCATCCGTCCGATCGTCATCAACGCACTGCAC from Candidatus Rubrimentiphilum sp. includes:
- a CDS encoding HAD-IIIA family hydrolase; this translates as MGIRSLRRAVFFDRDGVVNQAVLRGGNPHPPDSLEDLRIDPYARTAVNLLRDDGFVSVVITNQPDVARGTQQRAVVDAINAEVKRVTGVEAIYTCFHDDADRCDCRKPKPGLIVSACADFGLDASRSYIVGDRLKDVLAGQAAGCTTVFVDRRYKETPADVPADILTRSLEEAVEVILQRERTPA
- a CDS encoding SIS domain-containing protein yields the protein MFFDAYFSEAKAVLDALDARAAEAIVDRLLKLRDRDGRLFILGVGGSAGNASHAVNDFRKIVGIEAYAPTDNVSELTARTNDEGWPTIFEEWLKVSKLKSSDAVFVLSVGGGNLEKNVSPNLVNALKYAKQVGATILGIVGRDGGYTATVADACVIVPTVNDAHVTPHSEAFQAVIWHGLVSHPKLKKRETKWESVR
- a CDS encoding nucleotidyltransferase family protein, yielding MKALVLAAGEGKRLRPFTDTIPKPMIQVGGKPIIQHNIELLARHGFDKIFINLHYQPAAIVDALGDGRRFGVSIAYSYEERLLGTAGAADKLARELDGAFLLVYGDNLSDINLTALRALHEKRDAAATIAVFKRADVAQSGVVGINDNGKVYAFQEKPRPDRAFSNWVNAGYIFFSERVFKYIPQDSPSDFGRDVLPMMLEAGERLWAYRMQEKLWWIDSLADYERTLREFEEPA
- a CDS encoding SDR family oxidoreductase, whose protein sequence is MSRTIIVTGGSMGIGKAVAERCLRGGANVFFCAREKGALERTLDELQAEFPSMVGAETADISREQDVTRLFESARRRFGDVHAVIHAAAVLGPIGTIVDVDPRDWLRTIEIDLFGAFLVAREACRQMKSTGGRIVLFSGGGASAALPHYSAYASSKAAVVRLTETIAGEMAQFGIEINCLAPGFVITRMHEQTLAAGSSVAGEEYYERTKREVEAGGASPDAAAEAAAFLASDAAKGITGKFVSAVYDGWREWPAHASQLRASDIFTLRRIVPKDRGMDWQ
- a CDS encoding Gfo/Idh/MocA family oxidoreductase — its product is MQLRVGVVGAGLIGARRAREAAANSRSAVVAIADVNGEQARIEGAKYGARHYEAWRKIVNDPDIDVVVAATPNAFLEEIAVAALGAGKHVLIEKPMGRSLSEAERIYAAAQRSKGLLKIGFNHRYHPGISKARELLAEGHIGELINIRATYGHGGRPGYELEWRGNPELSGGGELTDQGVHVADLINWFAGTPTTAFAFTQTAVWPIAPLEDNAFGLFQFSNGAVASFHTSWTQWKNKFLFEVFGTGGALIIDGLGGSYGDETLSVMRRAPEGGPPALKTLTFEKGDDSWKLEWNSFVDAIVGNKAYTGTADDGLVAMRMLDGLYRSSRSGNAVDI